In the genome of Mucilaginibacter sp. 14171R-50, the window ATCGGTTATCGTGCCGTTGGTAGGTATACCTTTTTCTACAACCGATACCCCCGGCAACACCCCTGCTATATCGCGCACCTTGCCCGTAACTATTGTATTTTGCGCATACAAAGCCATCGGCAGCAACGTAAATATTATTTGAAAGAAAAGTATTATTTTTCTCATAACTGCTTAATTAATTTAGTTTAATTGATCGTTAGGGTAATTACCATCCGGGGTTTTGTTTCATATTCGGGTTTTTTTGCACCTCATCGTATGGTATAGGGTATAAATACATTTTTGGTGCATTAAACCTGGTTGTAAGCACATCAATAGGGTTATAGTTAAGCGTATTACCCACACGTACAATACTAACGCCTTCGCGGGGCTGGTTCATGGTGTTTTCAGCCAGCTTCCACCGGCGTATGTCCCAGTAACGGCTCTCTTCAAAAGCAAGTTCAATACGGCGTTCGTTTTGCACTATTGTACGCATTTCGTCTTTGGTCATACCAGCCTTTAAGCCATACAGGTTGTCGGCGCCTGCTGCAATGCCCGCGCGTTTGCGTATACTTATAACAGTGTTATAAACATCGGTAGTTGGCCCCGCAGATTCATTCAGGGCTTCGGCATAACCTAATAAAAGGTCGGCATAACGCATTATCAACCAATCGGTATTATGCGCACTGTATGAGTTGGTGTTCTCAAAGTTGCCCATGAACTTACGCATGTAGTAGCCCGTTTTAGTTTGCTGTAACGAACCGTTAGGTTTACTTTGCCCGCCTTCAAACGTTTGTATTTGTGTGTTTAGCCACTGCGCCCCATTATAAAGTATGGTATAAGTTAACCGTGGGTCGCGGTTGTTATATGGGTTATTAATATCGTATTGCGAAGCCGGGTCGTCTATAGGCAAACCATTTGCCATAGGAAAAGCATCCACCAGGCCCTGTGTGGGGCTGGTTTGGCCTTTACCGGTAGCAGCGGTAAAACCTATAGGGCCGTTGCTGGTTTCTACATTAGTGTTATTGCCGCCCTGGCGCATAAATAAAATTTCGGGATTGTTTTGAGTTAAAAACACATCCTTAAAATTTGGCAGCAGCGAGTAGGTACCTAAATCTATCACATCTTTTGCTGCGGTAGCAGCGGCTGTCCACCTGCCGGCATCATAACTGGTATAACCTGTTAAATTATTTGCCGGATCGATATTTCCGCCATTAAACAGCGGACTTGCCGCATACAAAAGCACCCTTGCTTTTAACGCCAGCGCCGATCCTTTGGTTGGGCGATGGCTATCCGCATTCGGGTCGCTTATAGGGTATACCAGCAACGAATCCTTGATAGCGTCGCATTCGCTGACGATGTACTTTATACACTCATCAAAAGAGTTACGCGGGAGCGATATATCGTCAGATATAGTATATACATGGTTGCCCATTAAAGGTACGCCGCCATAACGCTTTACCAGTTCAAAGTAAAACATAGCCCTTAAAAACCTGGCTTCACTTTTCCAAACATACTTCATCGAAAAACCGTTGTATTTGGCCAATACCGGTACCACATCAATATTATTCACAAACTCGTTAGCCTGGCGTATGCCGGCATAATAGGTGCCCCACAAATTTTCATCGGCGGGCAGCGTATAGGAGTTATAAGACCCCGTAGATAATATAGTAACAACGTTTGAAGGGCCGGATGCCGAAGAAATAGCGTCATCTGATGCGGCATCAAGGTAATCGCCGCCAACCCGGTTATGGCCGTTGCGCAAAACGGAGTATACACCGTAAAGGTAATGCTGCGCGTTTGTACCAGCCGAGTCCCGCGGGTCGAAAATGTGCGTGATATCCACCTTGTCTACGGGTGTCTGTTCGTATTTTTTGCAACCTGCTATTGCCAGTATAAGTGCTATGGCTGCTATAATTTTTTTGTGATTTTTCATGATCGTATTTTTTATAATGGCCAAAATTTAAAGTTTAACGGTTACACCAACATTTACTACCCGTTGTATGGGGTATGCACCGTTGCTAACTTCAGGATCGATACCTTTATAACCATAAAGGGTTACCAGGTTTTCGCCATTAGCAAATAACCTCATGCCCGATAACTTGAATTTATGTATCCACTGATAAGGTAGATTGTAGCCTATCTCCGCATTTTTTAACCTTAGATAATCGCCGGAGCGAACATACAGGGTTGAATTGGCTGTATTGTTGGCATTGCCAAGCGAAAGGCGGGGAAGCGTTGCCGTAGACGCGGTTTCGGGCGTCCACCTGCCGGTTAGGTTATCGTAGCCCTGGCCTGCGTAGGTAAGTCCTAAAAAGCCCACCCCTGCAAAGCTGTTTACCATGGCTTTATTAAACATAAACTCGTTGTTTTTAACGCCTTGTATGATCATGCTGAAGCTAAACCCTTTATAATTGAACCCTAACGACGTGCCGTAGAACAACAATGGTTTTTTGTTGGCAATTGCCGAAATGTCAAACTGATTAATCACACCGTCGTTATTCAGGTCCGCGTATTTTACGTCACCCGCTTGTGCGGTATAACCGGTAGTTGTGGCACTGTTTGCAGCCTCCTGGGCATCTTTAAAGAAACCTAACGCTGTGTAAGCGTAAACAGCACGTGTAGACTGGCCCGTGTGGCGCAGCCACGGGTAC includes:
- a CDS encoding RagB/SusD family nutrient uptake outer membrane protein, producing the protein MKNHKKIIAAIALILAIAGCKKYEQTPVDKVDITHIFDPRDSAGTNAQHYLYGVYSVLRNGHNRVGGDYLDAASDDAISSASGPSNVVTILSTGSYNSYTLPADENLWGTYYAGIRQANEFVNNIDVVPVLAKYNGFSMKYVWKSEARFLRAMFYFELVKRYGGVPLMGNHVYTISDDISLPRNSFDECIKYIVSECDAIKDSLLVYPISDPNADSHRPTKGSALALKARVLLYAASPLFNGGNIDPANNLTGYTSYDAGRWTAAATAAKDVIDLGTYSLLPNFKDVFLTQNNPEILFMRQGGNNTNVETSNGPIGFTAATGKGQTSPTQGLVDAFPMANGLPIDDPASQYDINNPYNNRDPRLTYTILYNGAQWLNTQIQTFEGGQSKPNGSLQQTKTGYYMRKFMGNFENTNSYSAHNTDWLIMRYADLLLGYAEALNESAGPTTDVYNTVISIRKRAGIAAGADNLYGLKAGMTKDEMRTIVQNERRIELAFEESRYWDIRRWKLAENTMNQPREGVSIVRVGNTLNYNPIDVLTTRFNAPKMYLYPIPYDEVQKNPNMKQNPGW